A region from the Streptosporangium sp. NBC_01756 genome encodes:
- a CDS encoding ABC transporter ATP-binding protein, with protein sequence MSHVVALDRVTKTYGEVRALDEVTFAFPRGRFVAVMGPSGSGKTTLLNCAAGLDPPTSGSVVISGVDLARLSETKRTELRRRHVGFVFQSYNLLPALSVQDNITLPLRLAGARPDRSWLRELVARVGLGDRLRHRPAELSGGQEQRVAIVRALAARPDVVFADEPTGALDRGSATRVLNLLRELVDDLGQTVVMVTHDPVAAARAHQTLVMVDGKVVDLLHAPSADDLAARLARLNGEPRMTPVEVLE encoded by the coding sequence GTGAGCCACGTCGTCGCCCTGGACCGGGTCACCAAGACCTACGGCGAGGTACGTGCCCTTGACGAGGTCACATTCGCCTTCCCACGAGGGAGGTTCGTCGCCGTGATGGGCCCGTCGGGGTCGGGCAAGACCACGCTGCTCAACTGCGCGGCGGGCCTGGACCCGCCCACGTCGGGCTCGGTGGTGATCAGCGGCGTGGACCTCGCCCGGCTCTCGGAGACCAAGCGGACGGAGCTGCGCAGAAGGCATGTCGGCTTCGTCTTCCAGTCTTACAACCTGCTACCCGCGCTCAGCGTCCAGGACAACATCACGCTGCCGTTGCGGCTGGCCGGGGCTCGCCCGGACCGGTCCTGGCTGCGTGAACTTGTGGCTCGGGTGGGGCTGGGTGACCGGCTGCGTCACCGACCCGCCGAACTGTCGGGTGGGCAGGAGCAGCGTGTGGCGATCGTGCGCGCTCTGGCGGCCCGTCCCGACGTGGTCTTCGCCGACGAGCCCACCGGCGCCCTGGATCGCGGCAGCGCGACACGGGTGCTCAATCTGTTGCGGGAACTGGTCGACGACCTCGGTCAGACCGTTGTCATGGTCACACACGACCCCGTCGCCGCCGCACGGGCGCACCAGACGCTGGTCATGGTGGACGGGAAGGTCGTGGATCTCCTCCATGCCCCCTCTGCCGACGATCTGGCCGCGCGGCTCGCCCGGCTCAACGGTGAGCCGCGCATGACCCCGGTCGAGGTTCTTGAGTGA
- a CDS encoding sensor histidine kinase gives MTRDAFEALDRLAGGLGTALLALAMVAGWVVVGAACLVGIGLPMVQPMLSVTRSVAERERARLGRWGEHVVSPYPATRPAKGWHSDPATWRDLIWLALHSTLGLLLGLLGITLPIMGLRDASFPLWWHLLPEAETSSSLGIPVHTWPGVMAIGVSGFAWLAVSMLCGRPFARLQSLSGRRLLSPHPSVDLSERVARLTATRAGALAAHAAELRRIERALHDGAQNRLLAVVVMVTAAKRALERDPANVGPALERVQLAADQALTELRGVVRSILPPILENRGLAGALSALAAGSPIPCDLRVGQLGHLPLSMEATAYFTIAEALTNAAKHSGATRVRVEAARHREVFRVEVEDDGVGGAWERDGSGLTGIRRRVEAYDGTLTLTSPQGGPTRMKVELPCAS, from the coding sequence GTGACACGTGACGCCTTCGAAGCGCTGGACCGCCTCGCCGGAGGGCTGGGCACAGCCTTGCTGGCTCTGGCGATGGTGGCCGGTTGGGTGGTCGTCGGAGCCGCGTGCCTGGTCGGGATCGGGCTGCCGATGGTGCAGCCGATGCTGTCCGTGACTCGATCCGTGGCCGAGCGGGAACGCGCCAGGCTGGGTCGCTGGGGCGAGCACGTGGTTAGCCCTTATCCGGCGACGAGACCCGCCAAAGGCTGGCACAGCGACCCTGCGACCTGGCGCGACCTGATCTGGCTCGCCCTCCACAGCACCCTGGGTCTTCTGCTCGGCCTCCTTGGGATCACCCTGCCGATCATGGGGCTGCGCGACGCCTCGTTCCCCCTGTGGTGGCACCTCCTGCCCGAAGCCGAGACCAGCTCCTCCCTCGGCATCCCCGTGCACACCTGGCCCGGCGTGATGGCGATCGGCGTGTCAGGTTTCGCCTGGCTGGCCGTCAGCATGCTGTGCGGCCGCCCATTCGCCCGCCTCCAGTCCCTCTCCGGCCGACGCCTGCTCAGCCCGCACCCGTCCGTGGACCTCTCCGAGCGGGTCGCCCGGCTCACCGCCACTCGGGCCGGCGCGCTCGCCGCGCACGCGGCCGAGCTGCGCCGGATCGAACGCGCGCTTCACGACGGTGCGCAAAATCGGCTCCTCGCGGTCGTTGTCATGGTCACGGCCGCCAAGCGAGCACTGGAACGTGACCCGGCGAACGTCGGCCCCGCTCTCGAGCGCGTCCAGCTCGCCGCCGACCAGGCGTTGACCGAGCTGCGCGGCGTGGTGCGCAGCATTCTGCCGCCGATCCTGGAGAACAGGGGTCTGGCCGGCGCGCTCAGCGCGCTTGCGGCCGGCTCTCCCATCCCCTGCGACCTTCGCGTGGGCCAACTCGGGCACCTGCCCCTGTCTATGGAGGCGACTGCCTACTTCACGATCGCGGAGGCGTTGACCAACGCGGCCAAGCACAGCGGCGCCACTCGCGTCAGAGTCGAGGCGGCCAGGCACAGGGAGGTTTTCCGCGTTGAGGTGGAGGACGACGGAGTCGGAGGTGCGTGGGAACGCGATGGGTCGGGCCTGACCGGCATTCGCCGGCGGGTGGAAGCATACGACGGCACGCTCACACTGACCAGTCCCCAAGGCGGCCCCACGAGGATGAAGGTGGAACTACCGTGCGCATCGTGA
- a CDS encoding response regulator transcription factor: MRIVIAEDDALLREGLVMLLGGEGFEVVAAVSNPQEFLVAVARHSPDVAVVDVRMPPTHTDEGIQAAVKARRSHPGLAVLVLSAYVEQAFATELLADGARSVGYLLKERVGQFKEFLGALQRVAAGGVAIDPEVIAQLFTRRRGPLDRLTPREREVLGLMAEGLGNIVIAERLQITEGAVHKHISSIFGKLDLAPTDRVSRRVIAVLRYLEG, encoded by the coding sequence GTGCGCATCGTGATCGCTGAGGACGATGCCCTGCTGCGTGAAGGTCTGGTCATGCTGCTCGGCGGCGAAGGCTTCGAGGTCGTCGCGGCCGTTTCGAACCCTCAGGAGTTCCTCGTCGCGGTCGCCCGGCACTCCCCCGACGTGGCGGTGGTGGACGTCCGCATGCCGCCCACCCATACCGACGAAGGCATCCAAGCCGCGGTGAAGGCCAGGCGGTCACATCCCGGGCTGGCCGTGCTGGTGCTGTCGGCCTATGTCGAGCAGGCGTTCGCCACCGAACTGCTGGCCGACGGCGCTCGTAGCGTTGGCTACCTGCTGAAGGAGCGCGTGGGGCAGTTCAAGGAGTTCCTGGGCGCACTGCAGCGGGTGGCCGCCGGCGGCGTGGCCATCGACCCTGAAGTGATCGCGCAGCTGTTCACCCGCCGACGCGGACCGCTGGACCGGCTCACCCCCAGGGAGCGGGAGGTACTCGGGCTGATGGCCGAAGGACTCGGCAACATCGTGATCGCAGAGCGCCTGCAGATCACGGAGGGCGCGGTGCACAAACACATCAGCAGCATCTTCGGCAAACTCGACCTGGCACCGACCGACCGCGTGAGCCGCAGGGTCATCGCAGTCTTGCGCTATCTGGAAGGATGA
- a CDS encoding alpha/beta fold hydrolase yields MIKLDVEVAAGRTLHVYDTAPAGSELLPVLWHHGTPNLGAPPEPLFAAADRLGLRWVSFDRPGYGRSAVAPGRTIASVAADAAAVADALGIGRFAVVGYSGGGTYALGCAAVLGDRVQAVLSLAGIAPYGADGLDWFTGMVPSGVAALGTAAAGREVRAALQESGFTYDCEFTVADLAFFEGPWGWLGKVGEPALAAGPYGQIDDDVSYTHAWGCDPGTIRAPILLLHGTADRIIPASHGRWLAAHCPTAELRLRADDDHFTIAGHAEEGLDWLRRQI; encoded by the coding sequence ATGATCAAACTGGACGTCGAGGTGGCCGCGGGCCGCACGTTGCACGTGTACGATACCGCCCCGGCGGGGAGCGAGTTGCTGCCGGTTCTGTGGCATCACGGCACCCCCAACCTGGGGGCGCCTCCCGAGCCGCTCTTCGCCGCGGCCGACAGGCTGGGGTTGCGCTGGGTGTCGTTTGATCGGCCTGGTTACGGCCGGTCCGCCGTCGCGCCGGGGCGCACCATCGCCTCGGTCGCCGCCGACGCGGCAGCCGTCGCGGACGCGCTCGGCATCGGCCGGTTCGCCGTCGTGGGGTACTCCGGCGGTGGGACGTACGCTCTGGGGTGCGCCGCCGTTCTGGGTGACCGCGTTCAGGCGGTGCTGAGCCTGGCCGGCATCGCTCCGTACGGCGCGGACGGGCTGGACTGGTTCACCGGGATGGTCCCGTCCGGGGTGGCCGCCCTGGGAACGGCCGCGGCGGGCCGCGAGGTTCGGGCGGCGCTGCAGGAGTCGGGTTTCACCTACGACTGCGAGTTCACCGTGGCTGATCTGGCTTTCTTCGAGGGGCCGTGGGGCTGGCTGGGGAAAGTGGGCGAGCCGGCTCTGGCCGCCGGCCCCTACGGTCAGATCGACGACGACGTCTCCTACACCCATGCCTGGGGCTGCGACCCCGGCACCATCAGAGCCCCCATCCTGCTCCTGCACGGCACCGCGGACCGGATCATCCCCGCCTCTCACGGGAGATGGCTGGCGGCCCACTGCCCCACCGCCGAACTTCGGCTCCGCGCGGACGACGACCACTTCACCATCGCCGGCCACGCCGAAGAGGGTCTGGACTGGCTCCGCCGGCAGATCTGA